Proteins encoded together in one Phoenix dactylifera cultivar Barhee BC4 unplaced genomic scaffold, palm_55x_up_171113_PBpolish2nd_filt_p 000064F, whole genome shotgun sequence window:
- the LOC103719705 gene encoding polygalacturonase inhibitor 1-like, whose amino-acid sequence MAIEQPALLKIKESLGNPLELSTWVPAANCCNWSNLYCTESARVYNVYLSAVNISAQVPSAIGDLSALQSLSFDTMLGLSGPIPPSFAKLSSLELLQISDTSISGPVPAFLSSTNLSALILSNNKLSGPIPSALSSLSNLRYLDLSGNRLTGSIPPGLLHGEFRFLILSHNQLTGEIPPSYGDGDVDTIDLGHNQLTGDPSFLFSAVKPMTKIDLSWNELEFDMTRVVFPRHLTKLDLSHNRIRGRVSKSLMDLNQLKELNLTYNQLCGEIPTGRAMARHGAECYLTISASAERHFGRVTKPGEAEANGQSKSQSC is encoded by the coding sequence ATGGCGATAGAACAGCCAGCCTTGCTCAAAATTAAGGAGTCCCTTGGGAACCCACTCGAGCTCTCCACCTGGGTCCCCGCCGCCAACTGCTGCAACTGGAGTAACCTCTATTGCACGGAGTCCGCCCGGGTCTACAACGTTTACCTCTCTGCCGTCAACATCTCCGCCCAAGTCCCGTCGGCCATCGGCGACCTCTCCGCCCTCCAATCCCTATCGTTCGACACCATGCTAGGCCTCAGCGGCCCCATCCCTCCCTCCTTCGCCAAGCTCTCTAGCCTCGAGCTCCTCCAGATCAGCGACACCTCCATCTCCGGCCCTGTCCCTGCCTTCCTCTCCAGCACCAATCTCAGCGCCCTCATCCTCTCCAACAACAAGCTCTCCGGCCCCATTCCTTCCGCCCTTAGTAGCCTTTCCAACCTCCGCTACTTGGATCTCAGCGGCAATCGCCTCACGGGATCTATACCGCCAGGCTTGCTACATGGAGAGTTTCGCTTCCTCATTCTCTCCCACAACCAGCTAACCGGCGAGATTCCTCCATCCTACGGCGACGGCGACGTCGACACCATCGATCTGGGCCACAACCAGCTCACCGGAGACCCGTCGTTTTTGTTCAGCGCCGTGAAGCCGATGACCAAGATCGACTTGTCGTGGAACGAGCTGGAGTTCGACATGACTCGCGTTGTGTTCCCCAGGCATCTAACGAAATTGGACCTGAGCCACAACCGGATCCGGGGGAGGGTGTCCAAGTCGCTCATGGACCTGAACCAACTCAAGGAGCTGAATCTAACCTACAACCAGCTGTGTGGAGAGATTCCCACCGGGAGGGCGATGGCGCGGCACGGCGCGGAGTGCTACCTCACAATAAGTGCCTCTGCGGAACGCCACTTCGGCCGTGTCACAAAGCCCGGCGAAGCTGAGGCAAATGGTCAAAGTAAAAGTCAATCGTGCTAA
- the LOC120104662 gene encoding uncharacterized protein LOC120104662, whose protein sequence is MNVYETVFSNSVNGYSRFLVRLKDYVRNRSYPEGSIAEGYIAEECLTFCSRYLEGVETVFNRPQRNYDIIENAEVYKFSSGGRVLEKVESVVLDQKSLAQAHRYVLLHSDIISESRREFLIAQRSLNYNIRSTPRIEQRWLVELFSEWLFKQVPVMMERNCSEELIVIARGPNNIVNRYDGFIINGFKFHTKEREKFRKTQNSGVMVEADGKNYYGALTDIYELDYYGKFKVVLFRCNWVDINSPRGLRQDINGFTLVNFSRLIHTGVLLKDDPFVFCSTSIFCARLKR, encoded by the exons ATGAATGTGTATGAAACAGTCTTCAGTAATTCTGTCAATGGTTATTCCAG gtTTCTTGTGCGCTTAAAAGATTATGTACGCAATCGATCCTATCCCGAGGGATCGATTGCTGAAGGATATATTGCTGAGGAGTGTTTGACATTTTGTTCGAGATATcttgaaggtgttgaaacgGTTTTCAATCGACCTCAAAGGAATTATGATATCATAGAGAATGCAGAAGTTTACAAGTTCTCATCTGGTGGAAGAGTTTTGGAAAAAGTTGAAAGTGTTGTTCTTGACCAGAAATCGTTGGCACAGGCACATCGCTATGTCTTACTTCATAGTGATATAATATCCGAGTCTCGCAG AGAATTTTTAATAGCTCAGCGAAGTCTCAACTATAACATTCGTTCTACACCAAGGATTGAGCAACgatggttggttgagttattttcAGAATGGCTTTTCAAACAG gtaCCGGTGATGATGGAGAGGAATTGTTCTGAGGAGTTAATAGTCATTGCTCGAGGTCCGAATaatattgtcaacagatatgatgggtttattataaatggttttaaatttcatactaaagagcgtgagaaatttagaaaaacccaaaataGTGGAGTAATGGTTGAGGCGGatggaaaaaattattatggtgctctaacagatatttatgagctggattattatggaaagtttaaggtagtattatttcgatgtaattgggtggatataaactcacctagaggtttgaggcaagatataaatggcttcacactagtaaatttttcaaggttgatacatacAGGTGTGCTATTGAAAGATGACCCATTTGTTTTTTGCTCGACAAGTATTTTTTGTGCAagactcaaaagataa